TCTGATGCATTAGGTTCACTTCTTACCTCAGTTGCACTAATATCACTTATAGTCGGCTCCATAGGTATCATGAATATCATGCTTGTCACTGTGACTGAAAGAACCGGTGAGATAGGTATCATGAAGTCTCTTGGTTTCAAGAACCATGAGGTTCTGTCCCTGTTCATGGTGGAATCTATGGTTGTGGGACTGTTTGGCGGTGTGCTTGGTATTTTGCTTGGTGTGCTAGGCGCATATCTTGCGGACAGTGCTATGGGATTGCCATATGTTTTCCCGGTTGATATGATCCTTACAGGAATGCTGGTTTCAGTGGTAGTTGGCTTGCTTGCAGGCATATATCCTGCCAATAAGGCAGCCAGGATGAATCCGGTGGATGCACTGCGTCATGAATAATGGGTAATGAATACGGGAAATCAAAAAGATAATTGAAGGAGAAATTAAGATGTTCGATATGTTTGGGATGGCAATTTCACTCTTTATGTTTGTCTTTTTCTTCGGGTTTGGGATAATCGGGACTTTGTTCTGGTTGTGGATGCTCATTGACTGCGCCACAAAAGAATCTTCGGAAGGAAATGACAAACTTATCTGGATCATAATTATAGTTTTCACACATGTGATAGGTGCTTTTGTGTACTTCATCATAAGAAGGCCAAAACGCATTCAAGAGTATGGAAAATAATCATCTGTACTGGTAACTCTAAATGGTGGCAGTATTCAGGAATCATTAAATATGAACAAATTTCAGAGGATGCATAATTACTTTAAATGGAATTAATGAGGAAGCGGAAATGAAAGGGATCGGTAGTGTTATTCATGAATTCTTAATGGTTGCTTTCAAGAAGCAGACCTATATGAATATCCTGTATCTTTTGTTCTCCTTCCCTCTGGGTACTGCTTATTTCATATTTCTGGTTACCGGACTTTCCTTTGGTTTCAGCCTGCTGCTGGTATGGGTCGGTATTCCTGTTCTGTTACTGATCTTCCTTGCATGGTGGGAGATTGCATCATTTGAGCGACAGATGGCTATCTGGCTATTGGGGACTGATATTCCTTCCATGTACGAACAGTCGGTTTATGGTAGTAGTATATTTCAAAGGTTCATGCAGAGAATAAAGAGTCCGGTTACCTGGAAAGCTCTTCTGTTCCTGCTGGTAAAGTTTCCATTGGGGATCTTCTCACTGGTACTTATGGTAGTACTATTGAGCCTCACACTGACAATGCTTTTTACTCCTGTGCTCTATTTGCTGGGTGTGAGTGAGGTAAATTCGGTCTCAGAAGCAGTTATCGTTTCACTGGCAGGAATGCTTGTGGGTTTTGTATCTTTGCACGTGATGAACCTGCTGGCTGCCATATCAGGTGACTTTGCAAGAATAATGCTGGGTAGTTCCAGAAAACAGTTATGATGTCTGGAATTGATAGTTATTGTTCTTCAATAACTTATTCCATCCTGTTCAGACGGTCATAGAAGTCGAGGATAAGCTTTGTTTTTTCATTCTCAAGATTGAGCCTGAAAGTTCTTATTTGCTTACCAAGTGGCTTTTCAATTACGATATCACTCTTGATAAGCGGGGTTATGACCCTTGCAACACTTGAATGTGACAGGCCCGTTTCATCTGCGATGCCGGAAAGATAGGTTGATTCATCCTTATGTGCGATGAGGTTCTTTAATACCGTCATCTGGGCAGTTTTTCCAAATATCTCTTCCAGCGCATCCATTAATATCTTAATTTAATATTCCGTTATGGCTTATAAGATTTTCTTTTATCGGATAAGCTGTTTACAAAAACAGAAACCCTTTCATATTTAGAAAGGTTTTAATAATATCATCCAGCTATATTTTATGAGCTCATTTCAGGTAGAATTATCATGCAGGCAGAAAACATTGGCGGACAGATCCTTTCAATCATGGAGGATAATCCCGGAATATCTGTAAAGAAGATCGCAGAAAAATTATCAGTACCAGTGGACCAGGTTGAAAAGGCACTTGAAAGTATGTCCGATACGAGACAGAAAATTCTCATTGTTGACGATGAAATGGATGCCCTGCTGGCACTGAAAGTCGCTCTGGAAGCTGAAGGTTACAATGTTGCCGAAGCAAAGGATGGTCATGAGGCTATAGATAAAGTGTATTCTGAAACGCCTGATGTAATCCTTCTAGACCTGATGATACCGGGAATAGACGGTTTTGAAGTTTGCAGGCAGTTAAAATCAGATGATATGTATCGTCATATTCCGATAATTATGCTTACAGCACGCGGAGAAATTGACGATAAGGTTGAAGGCATTGAACTTGGTGCCGATGATTACGTTACCAAGCCATTTAACCTGAAAGAACTGAAGGCACGTGTAAAGATGGTCCTGCGAAGGCAGGATATCTGAATATTTAAAAAGTGATCCATGTGGTACCGTAAAAGCAAATGGAACCTCATACTCTTTGCTGCAGTAGTTTTGCTTTTAATAAGTTCCATCTTTTTTCTCTGGATGAAGACCAACATTGAGGTCAGGTCGGTTGTTGAGGAACAATATCAGAACCAGCAGTTATTGCTGACAAGGCATGTTGCCAGCAGTATACAGCAAACTCTCAATGAAAGAGTATTGCTTCTGGAAGTTATTGCTAATCAGGATTCGGGTGTTCCGGATGATTATTTTGAATCGGACCTGAAGAGTGTCTATGAGATAGCCAGTCTGTTCTATGTGGTAGAATATGTTGCAGAAAACGGGACAATAGTCTCAGGTTATCCGGAAGAGTTCGTACCACTGGGCCTGAACCTTCATGAGAATAACCTGGAACGTGCTTTTGAATATGTGAATAAGACCGGAGAGGTCTATATTACAGAACCTCTAAAGTTGATCGAAGGTAATTATGGCTCATTTATCTGGGTTCCGGTCTATGAGGGTGATGTTTTCAGGGGAGCATTCATTGCTATTATCAAAGAGTCTGACCTGAAGGACCGGTATGTGGTCGAATCCAATTCTTCAAGTTATGCCTATCTTATTGATGAGCGTGGAAGGATCCTCTATGAAGGTGACCAGAACTATAAGAGAGGTGCTCTTTATGTTGATATCTTTGGTTCCAATGCTTCCGGTTTACGGGAAGTTATCTCGGATCAGGTAAATGGCTCTGAAGGTAATGGGAAGTATTTCCTGCTTGAAAACGGAACTATCTATGAAGAGCGGCTTGTATCATATTCTCCCATAAACTGGTACAACCAGAAATGGTCACTTGCACTTACAAGTCCTTCTTCTGAGGTTGACCGCCTGATCGTTTCAGTTTACCTGAAGCTCTTCATTGTGGCAATGGTTTCGGTTCTTTTCATTGTTTTTGTCAGTTCGTTCGTTG
The sequence above is a segment of the uncultured Methanolobus sp. genome. Coding sequences within it:
- a CDS encoding sensor histidine kinase, giving the protein MKTNIEVRSVVEEQYQNQQLLLTRHVASSIQQTLNERVLLLEVIANQDSGVPDDYFESDLKSVYEIASLFYVVEYVAENGTIVSGYPEEFVPLGLNLHENNLERAFEYVNKTGEVYITEPLKLIEGNYGSFIWVPVYEGDVFRGAFIAIIKESDLKDRYVVESNSSSYAYLIDERGRILYEGDQNYKRGALYVDIFGSNASGLREVISDQVNGSEGNGKYFLLENGTIYEERLVSYSPINWYNQKWSLALTSPSSEVDRLIVSVYLKLFIVAMVSVLFIVFVSSFVVIILYNWSRSLEKEVDLKTQELKESNASLRAANTKLKELDRLKTEFLSIVSHELKTPLTAMRTSSEFLRESDDCNISVRRQMLDIIIRNIDRQSRMVDDLLDISRIESNRMKFHKEPVDIEEAVHTSLEMLSTALKEKGMNVLIEIPNEISRVYTDKDKLVQVFVNLLNNAVKFSKKGGNIRITAENASDFVKICVIDDGIGMGKAELEKIFDKFYQIDSTSTRKVGGSGLGLSIVKGIIEGQGGSITATSEQGKGSTFIFTLNKA
- a CDS encoding sensor domain-containing protein gives rise to the protein MKGIGSVIHEFLMVAFKKQTYMNILYLLFSFPLGTAYFIFLVTGLSFGFSLLLVWVGIPVLLLIFLAWWEIASFERQMAIWLLGTDIPSMYEQSVYGSSIFQRFMQRIKSPVTWKALLFLLVKFPLGIFSLVLMVVLLSLTLTMLFTPVLYLLGVSEVNSVSEAVIVSLAGMLVGFVSLHVMNLLAAISGDFARIMLGSSRKQL
- a CDS encoding MarR family transcriptional regulator, coding for MDALEEIFGKTAQMTVLKNLIAHKDESTYLSGIADETGLSHSSVARVITPLIKSDIVIEKPLGKQIRTFRLNLENEKTKLILDFYDRLNRME
- a CDS encoding response regulator; amino-acid sequence: MQAENIGGQILSIMEDNPGISVKKIAEKLSVPVDQVEKALESMSDTRQKILIVDDEMDALLALKVALEAEGYNVAEAKDGHEAIDKVYSETPDVILLDLMIPGIDGFEVCRQLKSDDMYRHIPIIMLTARGEIDDKVEGIELGADDYVTKPFNLKELKARVKMVLRRQDI
- a CDS encoding PLD nuclease N-terminal domain-containing protein, coding for MFDMFGMAISLFMFVFFFGFGIIGTLFWLWMLIDCATKESSEGNDKLIWIIIIVFTHVIGAFVYFIIRRPKRIQEYGK